From Nitrospira sp., one genomic window encodes:
- the bamE gene encoding outer membrane protein assembly factor BamE — MIRKLGSILMASALLAGCGGGSPYLNMSLNEMEGKDKAWVEKNYGAPSGKSARFFGGETWTYFRVSGGKTGPVLGNHTPIQCQITIKFDRDGKVSSTNSSGC; from the coding sequence ATGATACGAAAGCTCGGATCAATCCTTATGGCGAGCGCCTTGCTGGCTGGCTGCGGAGGGGGCAGTCCCTATCTGAACATGTCGTTGAACGAGATGGAAGGCAAGGACAAGGCCTGGGTGGAGAAGAACTACGGCGCGCCGTCCGGCAAGTCGGCACGGTTTTTTGGGGGCGAAACCTGGACCTATTTCCGGGTGTCTGGCGGTAAGACCGGGCCGGTCCTAGGCAATCACACGCCAATCCAGTGCCAGATTACGATAAAATTTGATCGCGACGGGAAAGTCTCTTCGACCAACTCATCAGGCTGTTAG
- the fsa gene encoding fructose-6-phosphate aldolase, whose translation MKFFLDTANVKEIHEAASMGILDGVTTNPSLVVKEGRSFKEMLQEIVKIVDGPISAEVVSLEADAMVREGKELANIHKNIVVKVPLIPEGIKATKKLSGEGIKVNVTLCFSPSQAILAAKAGAWCVSPFIGRLDDISSSGMDLIRQIVTIYKNYDYKTLVLVASVRHPQHVVEAALVGGHICTMPFTIFQQLFKHPLTDLGLKKFLDDWKAKGQQ comes from the coding sequence ATGAAGTTCTTTCTCGACACCGCTAATGTGAAGGAAATCCACGAAGCCGCCAGCATGGGTATCCTCGACGGTGTGACCACTAACCCCTCGCTCGTCGTCAAAGAAGGCCGCAGCTTCAAGGAAATGCTTCAGGAAATCGTCAAGATCGTGGACGGCCCCATCAGCGCCGAGGTCGTGAGTCTTGAGGCTGACGCGATGGTGAGAGAGGGCAAGGAGTTGGCCAACATTCACAAGAACATCGTAGTCAAGGTGCCGCTGATCCCGGAAGGTATCAAGGCCACTAAAAAGCTCTCCGGGGAAGGCATCAAGGTCAATGTCACCCTCTGCTTCTCGCCCTCGCAGGCGATCCTGGCCGCCAAGGCGGGAGCGTGGTGCGTGTCGCCGTTCATCGGGCGGCTGGACGATATCAGTTCGAGCGGCATGGACCTGATCCGCCAGATCGTCACCATCTATAAGAATTATGACTACAAGACCCTCGTGCTGGTGGCGAGCGTACGGCACCCGCAGCACGTGGTGGAGGCAGCGCTCGTGGGCGGGCACATTTGCACCATGCCGTTCACGATCTTCCAGCAGCTCTTCAAGCACCCGCTGACAGACCTCGGCCTAAAGAAGTTTCTCGACGACTGGAAGGCAAAAGGCCAGCAGTAA